The following proteins are encoded in a genomic region of Paralichthys olivaceus isolate ysfri-2021 chromosome 23, ASM2471397v2, whole genome shotgun sequence:
- the prdm4 gene encoding PR domain zinc finger protein 4, whose translation MNDMNLSPVGMDQLSVPVSAGHLVLPTSPTHNPIPTPGMPVAIPSLGPSLGSLPSALSLMLPMGPLSDRGVMCGLPERNYSLPPPPYPHLESSYFRHILPGILSYLADRPPPQYIHPSSLNMDGTLSVASNNPSGLDPYSGPGGPLEQGLVPMDSRQVSGQGDLHQTGAHELDSTGMAMESRVSSPMSPDRMGEELASMDGVGVVSDTQQQLGGGRQPQPHEGLAGVDSSGGVLPLHRPPVLELPVVMEPDHMGGRVGNAGGGGLGEQLHSNGELNSGVVSVVLTGSMASQGQLEPVPLHGHSGMGLESVNVSPINADVSLGPENNLVLVNSTLQLEDSTSNKENMVTAYTIWCTLCERSYTSDCPEHGPVTFISDAPIQSRARLSLPRPLCLRISVADEPLGVFARDVIPPRTCFGPMVGQHCSNVDLSDWPEKDTPQIWKVYHNNVLEFCIVTTDENQCNWMMFVRKARAREEQNLVAYPANGKLFFCTTTEIHPDQELLFYYSRDYCRMMGVPQVPEGQICQCGKECSSFSELKSHLNSHNSNHSHNPPPHSHSPSQPDHSQRQQQHQHQQEQQPQQQQHTQQEEKLTNGTSSSSSSPWPCHAQAAAQTNSDNSSSRGSASRNSNNVNSRARGQGHVREKKFKCSMCSRAFITSTKLNVHFMGHVGMKPHKCEYCSKAFSDPSNLRMHLKIHTGQKNYRCTVCEKSFTQKSHVASHMLIHTGAEKLKCDLCERTFIRKQDLRQHMVSHSHERRIQCPKCNKHFIKTNHLKKHMNSHEGRRDFVCEKCHKAFLTKYHLTRHLKICKGPKTERASRKEQEEEEEEEEEEEDDDSRGGRGERLSDSANNEDCGLDVGGYNSEKSLSPPH comes from the exons ATGAACGACATGAACCTGAGTCCTGTGGGCATGGATCAGCTCAGTGTGCCAGTGAGTGCCGGCCACCTGGTTCTGCCAACGTCCCCCACACACAACCCCATCCCCACTCCAG GCATGCCAGTGGCCATCCCCAGCCTGGGTCCTTCCCTGGGCTCCCTCCCTTCCGCCCTGTCTCTGATGCTCCCCATGGGTCCACTGAGTGACAGAGGGGTGATGTGTGGCCTGCCGGAGAGGAACTACTCCTTGCCACCCCCTCCATACCCCCACCTGGAGAGCAGCTACTTCCGACACATATTGCCAG GTATCCTGTCTTATCTGGCAGACCGTCCACCACCTCAATACATTCATCCCAGCAGCCTTAACATGGATGGGACCCTGTCAGTGGCTAGCAACAATCCTTCCGGTCTGGACCCCTACAGTGGCCCTGGAGGCCCACTAGAGCAGGGCCTGGTGCCCATGGATTCCAGACAGGTCAGCGGGCAGGGAGACCTCCACCAGACCGGTGCTCACGAACTGGACTCCACGGGAATGGCCATGGAGTCACGTGTCAGCAGCCCCATGTCCCCTGACAGGATGGGGGAGGAGCTGGCTTCTATGGATGGAGTTGGGGTGGTGTCTGACACCCAGCAGCAGCTTGGTGGAGGAAGACAGCCTCAGCCGCATGAGGGCTTGGCTGGGGTGGACTCATCTGGTGGCGTGTTGCCTCTCCACAGGCCCCCCGTGCTTGAGCTACCAGTGGTAATGGAGCCAGATCACATGGGGGGCCGAGTTGGAAACGCTGGCGGAGGAGGACTTGGGGAGCAGCTCCACTCGAATGGGGAACTGAACTCTGGAGTTGTCAGTGTGGTGCTCACTGGCTCCATGGCCAGTCAGGGCCAGCTGGAGCCGGTGCCTCTCCATGGACACTCTGGGATGGGGCTGGAGTCAGTGAACGTGTCCCCCATCAATGCAGACGTGTCACTGGGGCCAGAAAACAACCTGGTGTTGGTGAACTCCACCTTGCAGCTCGAGGACTCTACCTCCAACAAGGAGAACATGGTCACCGCCTACACCATCT GGTGCACTCTGTGTGAGCGCTCGTACACCTCAGACTGCCCAGAGCACGGCCCTGTCACCTTCATCTCTGACGCACCCATCCAAAGCCGGGCTCGCCTCTCGCTGCCACGTCCACTGTGCCTTCGCATCTCAGTGGCTGATGAACCACTTG GAGTTTTTGCACGGGACGTCATTCCTCCAAGGACTTGCTTTGGACCAATGGTTGGCCAGCATTGTAGCAACGTGGATCTGTCTGATTGGCCAGAAAAGGACACACCGCAGATATGGAAG GTGTATCACAACAATGTGCTGGAGTTCTGCATCGTGACAACAGATGAGAACCAATGCAACTGGATGATGTTTGTCCGCAAAGCAAG GGCCCGTGAGGAGCAGAACCTGGTGGCGTACCCTGCCAATGGTAAACTGTTCTTCTGTACAACCACAGAGATCCACCCAGACCAGGAGCTGCTCTTCTATTACAGCAGAGACTACTGCAGGATGATGG GTGTTCCTCAGGTGCCTGAGGGTCAGATCTGCCAATGTGGCAAAGAGTGCTCCTCCTTCTCAGAGCTCAAGTCTCATCTAAACAGCCATAACAGCAACCACAGCCATAATCCACCTCCACACAGCCACAGCCCGTCACAGCCGGACCACTCTcaacggcagcagcagcatcagcatcagcaaGAACAACAACCtcagcaacagcaacacactCAACAGGAAGAGAAGCTGACCAACGggacctccagctcctcctcgtcACCTTGGCCCTGCCACGCTcaagctgcagcacaaacaaacagtgacaacagcagcagccgggGCAGCGCTAGTAGAAACTCTAATAACGTTAACTCCAGAGCAAGAGGGCAGGGTCATGTGCGGGAGAAGAAATTCAAGTGCAGCATGTGCTCCCGGGCTTTCATCACATCTACCAAGCTCAACGTGCACTTCATGGGGCAcgtggggatgaaaccccacaAGTGTGAATATTGCAGCAAGGCCTTCAGCGATCCCAGCAACCTCAGGATGCACCTCAAGATTCACACAG GTCAGAAGAACTACAGGTGCACCGTATGTGAGAAGTCGTTCACGCAGAAATCCCACGTGGCGTCACACATGCTGATCCACACCGGAGCGGAGAAGCTCAAGTGTGACCTCTGCGAGCGGACCTTCATCAGGAAGCAGGATCTGAGACAGCACATGGTCTCTCACTCGCA CGAGCGGCGGATCCAGTGCCCGAAGTGCAACAAACACTTCATCAAGACCAAccacctgaagaagcacatgaACTCTCACGAGGGCCGCAGAGACTTTGTCTGCGAGAAATGCCACAAGGCTTTCCTCACCAAATACCACCTCACCCGTCACCTGAAGATATGCAAGGGGCCCAAGACAGAGCGAGCGTCCCgcaaggagcaggaggaagaggaggaggaagaggaggaggaggaagatgacgatagcaggggagggaggggagagagactAAGTGACTCGGCCAACAATGAAGACTGTGGTTTAGATGTTGGAGGATATAACTCAGAAAAGTCCCTGTCGCCCCCTCATTGA
- the tmem209 gene encoding transmembrane protein 209 isoform X2: MLTPQKEGMPSMIDSALRMRREEQARQVVLAWAVLNVSLAGMIYTEMSGKLLSRYYNITYWPIWYIELVLASLFGLNALFDFWKYFKYTMAPSTIAVSPHQHRLLGLRNTSIQASPPQKPEKKETPAPDQSSPLQGQSVLSFSPSRPATTSPKFSPSCVPGYSPPLGSPSTPSSAGGPFSPSVAFGKVLNYSPSPGSSPYPSSIGPAEGSSLRARYRTSPSVFNSPGSKEDYMEDLKSLERFLRTEEEKGHRSQLGSPESVSPNHSPTFWNYNRSVGDYAQSLRKFLYQPACRSQAPSAHKDETDLGSKQAAEEVWARITTSRPVVDRIDSWTAKLRNWISDTILVPLVKEIDSVNSQLRRMGCPELQIGEASISSLKQAAVMKASSIPTMNSIVQYLDVTPNQEYLVEQIKELAHSGCMSSFRWNRGGDLKNRKWDTDLPTDCAILMHMFCTYLDSRLPPHPKYPDGKTFTSQHFSHTPDKPDVTKESLFCVHQSSTTPPHYQLIYQGHIYSLPKGRNNLFHTILMFLYVIKTKESGMLGRVNLGLSGVNILWIFED, encoded by the exons ATGTTGACCCCACAGAAGGAGGGGATGCCCAGTATGATCGACAGCGcgctgaggatgaggagagaggagcaggctCGACAGGTGGTCCTCGCCTGGGCTGTGCTCAACGTGTCTCTCGCTGGGATGATTTACACTGAGAT gtCGGGGAAATTGCTGAGCCGATACTATAACATCACCTACTGGCCCATTTGGTACATTG AACTGGTGCTAGCATCCCTGTTCGGCCTCAATGCTCTTTTTGATTTCTGGAAATATTTCAAATACACCATGGCACCATCCACCATTGCTGTGTCCCCCCATCAGCATCGTCTGCTGGGACTGAGGAACACAA GTATTCAGGCCTCTCCGCCACAGAAGCCAGAAAAAAAGGAGACCCCTGCTCCAGACCAGTCGTCTCCCCTGCAGGGACAGAGCGTTCTGAGTTTCAGCCCCTCTCGACCAGCCACCACCAGCCCCAAGTTCTCCCCCAGTTGTGTACCCGGGTACAGCCCTCCCCTTGGTAGTCCGTCCACCCCAAGCAGCGCAGGGGGACCCTTTTCCCCTTCTGTGGCCTTTGGAAAG GTGTTAAACTACAGCCCCTCCCCTGGTTCCTCTCCCTACCCCAGCAGCATTGGTCCAGCAGAGGGCTCCAGCCTGAGGGCTCGATACCGCACTTCACCCTCAGTTTTTAACTCCCCAGGAAGCAAGGAGGATTACATGGAGGATCTGAAAAGTCTGGAGAGGTTCCTCCgcacagaagaggagaagggtCACCGCAGCCAACTAG GAAGTCCAGAGTCTGTGTCTCCGAACCACAGTCCAACATTTTGGAACTACAACCGCTCTGTGGGGGATTACGCTCAGAGTCTGAGGAAATTCCTGTACCAGCCAGCCTGCCGCTCTCAGGCCCCATCTGCCCACAAGGATGAAACTGACCTGGGTTCCAaacaggctgcagaggag GTGTGGGCCAGAATCACAACCAGTCGCCCGGTAGTGGACCGCATCGACAGCTGGACAGCAAAGCTTAGGAAT TGGATTAGTGACACAATCTTGGTCCCTCTGGTGAAGGAAATAGACTCTGTGAACAGCCAGCTCAGGAGGATGGGCTGCCCTGAGCTCCAGATAGGAG AGGCCAGTATAAGCAGCCTGAAGCAGGCAGCAGTGATGAAAGCCTCATCCATCCCCACCATGAACTCTATTGTCCAGTACCTGGACGTCACACCCAACCAGGAATATCTCGTGGAACAGATAAAAG AGCTGGCTCACAGCGGCTGCATGAGCTCCTTCCGTTGGAACAGGGGTGGAGATCTGAAGAACAGGAAGTGGGACACAGACCTTCCCACTGACTGTGCT ATCCTTATGCACATGTTCTGCACATACTTGGACTCTAGACTCCCCCCCCACCCAAAGTATCCAGACGGGAAGACGTTTACTTCACAGCACTTCAGCCACACCCCAGACAAACCtg ATGTAACCAAAGAGAGCCTCTTCTGCGTCCACCAAAGCAGCACCACTCCTCCACACTACCAGCTCATCTACCAAGGACACATCTACAGTCTTCCCaag GGCCGGAACAACCTGTTCCATACGATCCTCATGTTTCTCTACGTCATCAAGACCAAGGAGTCAGGGATGCTGGG GAGAGTAAATCTCGGCCTCTCTGGTGTGAACATCCTGTGGATATTTGAAGACTGA
- the tmem209 gene encoding transmembrane protein 209 isoform X1, whose amino-acid sequence MMHIMKPEHRGGAMLTPQKEGMPSMIDSALRMRREEQARQVVLAWAVLNVSLAGMIYTEMSGKLLSRYYNITYWPIWYIELVLASLFGLNALFDFWKYFKYTMAPSTIAVSPHQHRLLGLRNTSIQASPPQKPEKKETPAPDQSSPLQGQSVLSFSPSRPATTSPKFSPSCVPGYSPPLGSPSTPSSAGGPFSPSVAFGKVLNYSPSPGSSPYPSSIGPAEGSSLRARYRTSPSVFNSPGSKEDYMEDLKSLERFLRTEEEKGHRSQLGSPESVSPNHSPTFWNYNRSVGDYAQSLRKFLYQPACRSQAPSAHKDETDLGSKQAAEEVWARITTSRPVVDRIDSWTAKLRNWISDTILVPLVKEIDSVNSQLRRMGCPELQIGEASISSLKQAAVMKASSIPTMNSIVQYLDVTPNQEYLVEQIKELAHSGCMSSFRWNRGGDLKNRKWDTDLPTDCAILMHMFCTYLDSRLPPHPKYPDGKTFTSQHFSHTPDKPDVTKESLFCVHQSSTTPPHYQLIYQGHIYSLPKGRNNLFHTILMFLYVIKTKESGMLGRVNLGLSGVNILWIFED is encoded by the exons ATGATGCATATTATGAAA CCTGAACACAGAGGTGGCGCCATGTTGACCCCACAGAAGGAGGGGATGCCCAGTATGATCGACAGCGcgctgaggatgaggagagaggagcaggctCGACAGGTGGTCCTCGCCTGGGCTGTGCTCAACGTGTCTCTCGCTGGGATGATTTACACTGAGAT gtCGGGGAAATTGCTGAGCCGATACTATAACATCACCTACTGGCCCATTTGGTACATTG AACTGGTGCTAGCATCCCTGTTCGGCCTCAATGCTCTTTTTGATTTCTGGAAATATTTCAAATACACCATGGCACCATCCACCATTGCTGTGTCCCCCCATCAGCATCGTCTGCTGGGACTGAGGAACACAA GTATTCAGGCCTCTCCGCCACAGAAGCCAGAAAAAAAGGAGACCCCTGCTCCAGACCAGTCGTCTCCCCTGCAGGGACAGAGCGTTCTGAGTTTCAGCCCCTCTCGACCAGCCACCACCAGCCCCAAGTTCTCCCCCAGTTGTGTACCCGGGTACAGCCCTCCCCTTGGTAGTCCGTCCACCCCAAGCAGCGCAGGGGGACCCTTTTCCCCTTCTGTGGCCTTTGGAAAG GTGTTAAACTACAGCCCCTCCCCTGGTTCCTCTCCCTACCCCAGCAGCATTGGTCCAGCAGAGGGCTCCAGCCTGAGGGCTCGATACCGCACTTCACCCTCAGTTTTTAACTCCCCAGGAAGCAAGGAGGATTACATGGAGGATCTGAAAAGTCTGGAGAGGTTCCTCCgcacagaagaggagaagggtCACCGCAGCCAACTAG GAAGTCCAGAGTCTGTGTCTCCGAACCACAGTCCAACATTTTGGAACTACAACCGCTCTGTGGGGGATTACGCTCAGAGTCTGAGGAAATTCCTGTACCAGCCAGCCTGCCGCTCTCAGGCCCCATCTGCCCACAAGGATGAAACTGACCTGGGTTCCAaacaggctgcagaggag GTGTGGGCCAGAATCACAACCAGTCGCCCGGTAGTGGACCGCATCGACAGCTGGACAGCAAAGCTTAGGAAT TGGATTAGTGACACAATCTTGGTCCCTCTGGTGAAGGAAATAGACTCTGTGAACAGCCAGCTCAGGAGGATGGGCTGCCCTGAGCTCCAGATAGGAG AGGCCAGTATAAGCAGCCTGAAGCAGGCAGCAGTGATGAAAGCCTCATCCATCCCCACCATGAACTCTATTGTCCAGTACCTGGACGTCACACCCAACCAGGAATATCTCGTGGAACAGATAAAAG AGCTGGCTCACAGCGGCTGCATGAGCTCCTTCCGTTGGAACAGGGGTGGAGATCTGAAGAACAGGAAGTGGGACACAGACCTTCCCACTGACTGTGCT ATCCTTATGCACATGTTCTGCACATACTTGGACTCTAGACTCCCCCCCCACCCAAAGTATCCAGACGGGAAGACGTTTACTTCACAGCACTTCAGCCACACCCCAGACAAACCtg ATGTAACCAAAGAGAGCCTCTTCTGCGTCCACCAAAGCAGCACCACTCCTCCACACTACCAGCTCATCTACCAAGGACACATCTACAGTCTTCCCaag GGCCGGAACAACCTGTTCCATACGATCCTCATGTTTCTCTACGTCATCAAGACCAAGGAGTCAGGGATGCTGGG GAGAGTAAATCTCGGCCTCTCTGGTGTGAACATCCTGTGGATATTTGAAGACTGA